From Dendropsophus ebraccatus isolate aDenEbr1 chromosome 2, aDenEbr1.pat, whole genome shotgun sequence, a single genomic window includes:
- the LOC138783074 gene encoding GSK-3-binding protein-like, whose protein sequence is MPCRKESFLLLEQSVTVDSKEVDSLVARIGEALQLNAHRAPTSCSMALKPPPTITRPPAAMCSCVRGRTTPYRVCTPRGAGRYHHQHTGGARHCLGGTKQLCGRGWVRGSCRKHVGQEEEDGDGEDPHQLLQELLLSGNLIKEAVRRLHLTGESTGTAPCKVPEAPETLVQ, encoded by the coding sequence ATGCCGTGCCGCAAGGAGAGCTTCCTGCTGCTGGAGCAGTCGGTCACCGTGGACTCCAAGGAGGTGGACTCCCTGGTCGCCCGCATCGGTGAAGCCCTGCAGCTCAATGCCCACCGGGCGCCCACCTCGTGCAGCATGGCCCTGAAACCTCCCCCGACCATCACCCGGCCGCCGGCCGCCATGTGCTCGTGTGTGCGGGGCAGGACTACACCATACCGGGTATGCACCCCGAGGGGGGCCGGGCGCTACCATCACCAGCACACGGGGGGCGCCAGGCACTGCCTGGGGGGCACCAAGCAGCTGTGTGGCCGGGGCTGGGTGCGAGGAAGCTGCAGGAAGCatgtggggcaggaggaggaggacggagaCGGGGAGGACCCGcaccagctgctgcaggagctccTGCTCTCCGGGAACCTCATCAAGGAAGCCGTGCGGAGGCTGCACCTGACCGGGGAGAGCACCGGCACAGCGCCCTGCAAGGTGCCCGAGGCCCCCGAGACCCTGGTGCAGTGA